In Halorhabdus rudnickae, the following proteins share a genomic window:
- a CDS encoding DMT family transporter, whose protein sequence is MRPYVALAVAIASEILGTTALKLSDGFSNLLPAILVIAGYGASFYTLSLALETLPIGQVYAIWAAIGIVGTATIGVIYFGESLDWIAVVGLLLVVAGVVLLTRSSAYTAAH, encoded by the coding sequence ATGCGACCGTATGTAGCCCTCGCCGTCGCGATCGCTTCGGAGATTCTCGGTACGACTGCCTTGAAACTGTCCGATGGCTTTAGCAATCTATTGCCGGCCATCCTCGTCATCGCCGGGTACGGTGCTTCCTTCTATACCCTCTCGCTGGCACTGGAGACGCTTCCGATCGGGCAAGTCTACGCGATCTGGGCAGCCATCGGTATCGTCGGGACTGCGACGATCGGTGTCATCTACTTCGGCGAATCCCTCGACTGGATTGCAGTTGTCGGCTTGCTTCTTGTCGTCGCCGGTGTTGTCCTCCTGACCCGTTCTAGTGCGTACACAGCCGCCCACTGA